In Nicotiana tabacum cultivar K326 chromosome 17, ASM71507v2, whole genome shotgun sequence, one DNA window encodes the following:
- the LOC107783684 gene encoding expansin-A13 → MLVLLFLVAFTLCSTRSFAHSHYNWSPSSTTTEWRPARATYYAAADPRDVVGGACGYGDLERNGYGKSTAGLSTVLFDRGQICGACFQVRCVEDLRWCIPGTSIIVTATNFCAPNYGFEPDGGGHCNPPNAHFVLPIEAFEKIAIWKASNMPIQYRRIKCRKEGGVRFTLDGAGIFLSVLVSNVAGAGDIVAAKIKGSRTGWLSMGRNWGQNWHINADLKNQPLSFEITSSDGVTLTSYNVAPKNWNFGQTFQGKQFKS, encoded by the exons ATGCTAGTGCTACTATTCCTAGTAGCATTCACACTCTGTTCAACGAGGTCGTTCGCCCATTCCCACTATAACTGGTCTCCATCTTCCACCACCACAGAGTGGCGACCAGCACGGGCCACCTACTACGCCGCCGCGGACCCACGTGATGTTGTGGGTGGCGCGTGCGGATACGGGGATTTGGAGAGAAACGGTTACGGCAAATCCACAGCTGGTCTTAGCACTGTGTTGTTTGACAGGGGTCAGATCTGCGGCGCGTGCTTTCAAGTCAGGTGCGTGGAGGACCTGCGGTGGTGCATTCCCGGTACATCAATTATTGTGACGGCGACGAATTTTTGTGCTCCCAATTATGGGTTTGAACCAGATGGTGGGGGTCATTGTAACCCTCCTAATGCACATTTTGTGTTGCCCATTGAAGCCTTTGAGAAAATTGCTATTTGGAAAGCTTCCAATATGCCCATTCAATATCGCAG AATAAAGTGCAGAAAGGAAGGAGGAGTTCGGTTCACTCTCGATGGTGCTGGAATATTCTTGTCAGTTCTAGTCAGTAATGTTGCAGGCGCAGGTGATATAGTGGCAGCAAAAATTAAGGGTTCCAGAACAGGATGGCTTTCTATGGGTAGGAATTGGGGCCAAAACTGGCACATCAATGCTGATCTGAAGAATCAGCCACTTTCTTTTGAGATTACTAGTAGTGATGGAGTCACATTGACATCTTACAATGTTGCTCCCAAGAACTGGAATTTTGGTCAGACCTTTCAAGGCAAGCAGTTTAAATCATAG